The following coding sequences lie in one Pseudobacteroides sp. genomic window:
- a CDS encoding acyl carrier protein produces the protein MKVDEKYLESVVHEVIFECLGIDVKNSVDGFTEDTRLFQDGLGWDSLELLEALSILEEKLDIVIEPSTLKELKTVKGIVNALKEIIENK, from the coding sequence ATGAAGGTGGATGAGAAATATTTGGAAAGTGTTGTACATGAAGTAATTTTTGAGTGTTTGGGTATAGATGTAAAAAACTCAGTAGATGGATTTACAGAAGATACTAGACTGTTTCAGGACGGCTTAGGATGGGATTCCCTTGAGTTATTGGAGGCACTTAGTATATTGGAAGAAAAACTTGATATAGTAATTGAGCCATCTACTTTAAAGGAATTGAAGACAGTAAAGGGAATTGTTAATGCTCTGAAAGAGATTATTGAAAATAAATAG
- a CDS encoding MFS transporter, whose amino-acid sequence MSNSGLAKIRNLVGVDDNIIKIFLIRVFHTTSIILATYIIIMLKNANYSKEETGLISAIIGISYVPMSIIAGVLSDRLGRKVTFNFFKIITIVLLAISLFLNNGFIMHLLLIIVVCINNGLEPVIVSTAIDFSKEEERKNTFAMLQLGTSIGMAGISLVASSLFDLNYKLFFTILLVFSIVSTMLLKNLYKDYIPKKKESEKKASKKKQNKKKNYIKIDTKNKTLIIFSIILITFSIASSQLTYGLTYKVEAINKSETEKWVGLLSFIYYSAFFIFNLVVSKITKKNSCIVNIIIAGIIYTIGMALIAFNSNIILICCAMCFWATAQLLININNGLFIAENSDENNRGTYNAIFTIISGSGTVLGPLLSGYILGAFGLFQLWSCMVLICFVGTMAICGVYYFRKKNSYE is encoded by the coding sequence ATGAGCAATTCTGGCTTGGCAAAAATAAGGAATTTAGTTGGTGTAGATGATAATATTATAAAAATATTTCTGATTAGGGTTTTTCATACAACAAGTATAATTTTGGCAACCTATATTATTATAATGCTTAAGAATGCAAATTACTCAAAAGAAGAGACAGGTCTAATCTCAGCAATAATAGGAATATCCTATGTTCCAATGTCAATAATTGCGGGAGTTTTGTCAGATAGATTAGGTAGAAAAGTTACTTTTAATTTCTTTAAAATCATAACAATAGTGTTATTAGCGATTAGTTTATTTCTTAATAATGGTTTTATAATGCATTTATTGTTGATAATAGTAGTTTGTATCAATAACGGGTTAGAACCGGTGATTGTGTCTACAGCAATTGATTTTAGTAAAGAAGAGGAGAGAAAAAATACTTTTGCGATGCTGCAGCTGGGGACAAGTATAGGTATGGCAGGGATTTCGTTAGTTGCATCAAGCTTATTTGATTTGAACTATAAGCTGTTTTTTACAATCCTTCTTGTTTTTAGTATAGTTTCAACTATGTTGCTAAAAAATTTATATAAAGATTATATTCCAAAGAAAAAAGAATCAGAGAAAAAAGCATCAAAGAAAAAGCAAAACAAAAAGAAAAATTATATTAAAATAGATACAAAAAACAAAACTCTTATAATTTTCTCAATAATTCTAATCACTTTTTCAATTGCATCTTCCCAATTAACATATGGATTAACATACAAAGTAGAAGCTATCAACAAATCAGAAACTGAGAAATGGGTTGGATTATTGAGTTTTATTTATTATAGTGCATTTTTTATTTTCAATCTGGTAGTTAGTAAAATAACTAAAAAAAATTCTTGCATTGTAAACATAATAATTGCAGGGATTATATATACAATAGGCATGGCGTTAATAGCTTTTAACAGCAATATTATTTTAATTTGTTGTGCTATGTGTTTTTGGGCAACAGCTCAGTTATTAATAAATATTAACAATGGATTATTTATTGCTGAAAATTCGGATGAAAATAACAGGGGAACTTATAACGCAATATTTACAATAATTTCAGGTTCTGGAACCGTACTTGGACCATTGCTAAGCGGATATATATTGGGGGCTTTTGGATTATTTCAATTATGGAGCTGCATGGTGCTAATATGTTTTGTTGGCACTATGGCAATATGTGGGGTATATTATTTCAGAAAGAAAAATAGTTATGAATGA